A DNA window from Daucus carota subsp. sativus chromosome 3, DH1 v3.0, whole genome shotgun sequence contains the following coding sequences:
- the LOC108213116 gene encoding probable trehalose-phosphate phosphatase J, with amino-acid sequence MTNQTMVVSECTSGINVVAMTVAMANSSLFSPVAAALPKPSFGGGGGYIAISRNNSIKNIDINNGERVKRVHAWVETMRASSPSRKSSLSQTDDHKTWMIQHPSALGKFEEIIEASKGKQIVVFLDYDGTLSPIVEDPEKAFMTSEMREAVRDVAKYFPTAIVSGRCRAKVHNFVKLSELFYAGSHGMDIKGPANSNHGILFQPPKEFVLMMNNVYKILLEKTKLIPGAKVENNKFCLSVHFRRVDENLWVDLAETVKSVLKEYPKLRLTQGRKVLEIRPTIKWDKGKALEFLLQSLGYENSENVLPIYLGDDRTDEDAFKVLRKRGQGLGILVSKFPKETAASYSLEEPLQVMHFLQRLVEWKRSSAT; translated from the exons ATGACTAACCAAACCATGGTGGTTTCCGAATGCACGTCGGGCATTAATGTGGTTGCCATGACTGTGGCAATGGCCAACTCTTCTCTCTTCTCCCCGGTGGCTGCAGCGTTGCCTAAGCCATCGTTTGGAGGAGGAGGTGGTTACATTGCCATTTCGCGAAACAATTCAATAAAGAACATCGATATTAACAACGGAGAAAGAGTTAAAAGGGTTCATGCATGGGTAGAGACCATGAGAGCTTCTTCTCCTTCTAGAAAATCTTCTTTATCTCAAACTGATGACCATAAAACTTGGATG ATTCAACATCCTTCAGCACTTGGGAAGTTTGAGGAGATCATAGAAGCCTCAAAAGGGAAGCAGATTGTCGTGTTCCTCGACTATGATGGTACCCTTTCACCGATTGTAGAAGACCCCGAAAAAGCTTTCATGACATCTGAA ATGAGGGAAGCCGTCAGGGATGTAGCTAAGTACTTCCCTACAGCCATTGTCAGCGGAAGATGTCGTGCCAAG GTacacaattttgtaaaattatcaGAGCTTTTTTATGCCGGAAGCCATGGCATGGACATCAAGGGACCAGCTAACAGTAACCATGGAATTCTCTTCCAACCGCCTAAAGAATTTGTACTAATGATGAACAAT GTCTACAAAATTTTGTTGGAAAAAACTAAACTGATTCCTGGAGCCAAGGTGGAAAACAACAAGTTCTGCCTATCTGTACATTTCCGACGTGTAGATGAAAAT TTATGGGTTGATTTAGCGGAAACTGTTAAATCAGTACTGAAGGAGTACCCGAAGCTGAGATTAACTCAAGGGAGAAAG GTTCTGGAGATTCGTCCGACAATCAAATGGGACAAGGGAAAAGCCCTCGAGTTTTTACTGCAATCACTAG GCTATGAGAATTCAGAAAATGTCTTGCCTATTTACTTAGGAGATGACAGAACTGATGAAGATGCCTTTAAG GTACTACGTAAAAGAGGACAAGGATTAGGCATTCTTGTGTCCAAATTTCCAAAGGAAACAGCTGCTTCTTATTCTTTGGAGGAACCATTACAG GTTATGCACTTCTTACAGCGACTTGTGGAATGGAAAAGATCATCAGCAACATAA